In Solidesulfovibrio carbinoliphilus subsp. oakridgensis, the sequence CCAGGGATTCGAGTTCGTTGATGTCCGGCAGCCGCCAGCCGCCGTGGCCATAGGCCGCGGCCACGGCCAGCGCCTCCTCCCAGGCGACCGGCCCGCCGGCCGCGTCGGCCCGCTTCGCCCAGGCAAGGCCCGTCAGGCGATCGAGGACCGCCTCCCCGCTCCCGGCGGCCCCGGCCGGAACGAAACGGGGCTTGGGCCAGGGCGTGCCGGACCGGATTTCTCCGTCCTGGCCCGAGACCGGGCAGGGAATTTCCTTGCCCCCCGCGTCGAAACAGCGGTCCTGGCCGGTTTGCGGCAACTGGCACGTTCCGGCCACGGGCCAGCACAGGCAGTCCTGGTCCTTTTTGCCGTAGAACATCCGCCCGCCCTCCAGATGGACATACCAGGCGTAGCCCGGGGCGGGCGCGGCCGTGGTCGAGGACCAATGCCAGCCGAGGAAGACATTTCGGAAGGGATGGCCGGGCGGCAGGGACGGACGGGCCGCGCCGTAGGAGACGAGACTGCGGAGTTCCCGGCGGTTGGGAAGCCGCCAGTCGTTGCGCCCAAGCAGGCGGTCCCGGGCAAAGCCGGCCACAAGGACCAGGGCTTCGGCCCAGGGCAGGGGAAATCCGGCCAGGCCGGCGTCCATAGGCCAGAGGAGGCCCGTCAGCCGGTCGGCGACCAGACCGTGGCCGGCCGGGGCGAAACGGTCGGGCCAAGCCGAGGCCAGCCCGTTATGGGCCGCGTCCTGGCCGCTGCCCAGGCAGGGAATCTCCCGGCCGTCCCGGTCATGGCAGGTGGTCTGCCCGGTCGGCGGCACGGCGGAGGGTGTGAAAGGTTGGTTTCGCATCCTGGCCCTGTACCGCGTTTCCGCCGCCCGGGCCAGCCTGTCAGGCGCTTTCGACGACGCCGGAGGCCATGACCTCGTCGGCCGTCCGGGCCGCGCTTTTGACCAGTTCGACGCAGATGGACTGAAAGAGCCCTTCACGCCGGGCCTGCTGGAGGCCCTCCGGGGACGACGGATCAAGGCCGATCAGATCCAGGCAGACCAGGGATCCGTGGCGTTCGCCAAATCGGCGGTAGAACTCCCGGCTACGGGCATAGGTCGCGGCCTTGGCCGCCGCGCCGGCCGGTCCCCCGCCGCCGCCGAAAAGCCCAAGGGCCATGACGGCCCCGGAGACGGCCCCGCAGGTCCCGCCCCGGCCCATGCCCACGCCAAAGCCCGTGGCCAGGCGGGCGGCCAGTTCCTCGGAAAGCTCGTAGCGGTGGCAAAGCGCCATAAGCACGGACTGGGAACAGTTGTACCCGGCCTTGAAATGGCCGGCCGCGATGGTGGCGACGTCAGACATGTCCTTCCTCCCCGCCCGGGGATGCGCCCGGGCGTCCGTGCCAAGCCTATACAATCCGGGAAGGGTCCGGCAACAATGACCCCAAAGGCAAAAAACCCGGCGCCGAAGAATCGGGGCCGGGCTGTCAACCGCGACGAAGAGCCCTTACTGGAGCGGCGTGACCGTGATATGATCGGCTTCGCTGTTGCGAAGGGTCAGGGTGAAGTCGCGAAGGCGCAAGGCCACCGGATCCTTGAGCGGCGCCCGGCCGACCACGGAAACTTCCGTCCCCGGCACAAGCCCCATGTCCCTAAGCCGCCGGCCAAGTTCACCCGCGGCCTCGACCCGGCAGATGCGGGCCCGCTGCCCGACCAGGAGGCGACGCAGCCCCATTTCCGGCAAAACTTCCTGATCCATGCCCACTCCTTATGTCCAAAAAACAATGCGGCGTCCGGGAACAACCGCCCCGGACGCCGCATACGGGCTTTTACGGAAACGGTGCGTCAGCCGGCCTTCAGGCCGCCTGGATGGATTCCTGGGCCAACCGGCCCATCACCTTGTCGGCCAGGCCGTGGCCGATGGAAAAGCAGGCTCCCCGGGCGCGCAGGCAAACCGGCCCGCCGCAACCGGCCGTGATCTCGACCACGGTCCCCGGCGTGATTCCCATGGCGCAAAGCCGCCCCCTGGCCCGGGGACAGTCGCACAACGACTCGACGCGCACACGGCTTCCGGGCGGAAAATGGGAGAGGGAATCGAGAGGGGGCATAGCGTGCTCCTTGCTTGCCCCATCACCTAGCCACATTGAGAATGATTGTCAAGCTCCCTTTCGTCAGGCCAGGGACAAAATGCCTGTCTGCGGCCGATCGCGACGGGCGAGCGAAACAGAGAAAGCCTTCCCTGGCAAGCGACACCGAAACGATTCGAGCAATACAGTGTCACGATAACTTTTATTTTCGTGATATAGGCCTGCTGTAACGAATACCATCCCAGAAAATTCCCAATATGTGAAAGTATCACGTCCGTTTTATTATTCGTGATACAATCGTTCTATTCTTTACAGCATAACATTTCTTGGCTACCAACCTCTATCATGAGCACTTCCGAAGAACATATTCTGGACATGATTTCCCGTTTGGACGTTGTGGCTCTGGAGCGTCTGTGCGACCGGGCCGCGGGTATTCTCGCCCAAAAGGCCCACCGCCCCGGGCCGCGTCGCCATCCCGGCCCCGCTCCCTGCCAGGCCGCGCTCTTTACGGTGCCGCACGACCTCCGCCACCTGGAGACGGAGCAGATCGAAAGGCTGACCGCCGCCTTCGACGCCTGGCGGGACGCCGCCCGAAACGCCCCCATCCGCCGGGCCAGGGAACGGATGCGTCTGGTCTATCTCATGCTGCGCCACAGCGGGGCCAAGCTTGGCGAGGTGCTGGCCCTAAACGAACGCACGGACATCGACCTGGCCCAGGCCACGGTCGGCTTCGGCGGGACCCGGCCCGAAGAACCGAGCCGCCGGGTGGTGGTGCCCCAGACATTCCTCGACGAGGTGGAACGGTTCGCCGCCTGCCCCGCCAACCGGGCCCTGCGCGGGGAACTGTTCCACCTCGATCCGGGGTTCGTACGGCGAAAGCTCTACGAACAGGCCCGGAAAGCCGGCCTGCCGACCGGCCGTGTCAGCCCCACGTCGCTTAGACACTCGCGGGCGGTGGAACTGTTGCGCAGCGGCGTGCCCCTGCCCGTGGTCCAGGTCATGCTCGGCCATTCGAGTCTTGTCCTCACCTCCATCTACTGTTCGTTTTCCGACCAGGACTGCCGCCGCATCGTCAACCACTGCGTCAGCAAGGAGAGCCGCATGAAAACCAGCGCCCGCAACACCTTTTTCGGAGCCGTCACCAGCGTGCGCAAAAGCCCGCTTTTGACCGAAGTCTCCCTGGCCGCCCAGAACGGCTTTGAAGTCATCTCGGTCATCACCAACGAGAGTTTCGAACGCCTGGGCCTGACCGAAGGCGGGCAAGTGACCGCCCTGGTCAAGGCGCCCTGGGTGCTCCTTGGCAAGGACGAGCAAAAAGCCCGCACCAGCGCCCGCAACTGTTTCCCCGGGCGGGTCGTCAGCATCCGTGGGGACGGTGTGGCTGTCGAGATCATGGGCCTCCTCGACGGCGGCACCCCCATGTGTGCGCTCATCACGGCCGAGTCCGTGGAAACCCTGGATATCAAGGAAGGCGATACGGTCTGGTTTTTCTTCAAGGCCTTCAGCGTGATTTTGAGCACCGAATAGGCGGTTGGTGCGAGGGAAAACCGGGGCTGCGCCCCGAACCCCGCCGCAGGAAGGATTCTCCCCGTTCCCCCGAGGGGAAAGGCCCGGCAGGAAACAGCCGTTTCCGACAACGCCGGCGCCAGCAAGCAAACGGCCCGGCAGGAGGCGTGTCCTGTCGGGCCGTTTTGCAGCGGCGATGTCGCGTCCCTCTCGTGTGAAGTTCGAGAAAAATAATTATTTAAATATGTTATTTTCGAAATTCGTATGCACGAATTTCGAGAACGCGACACTAGCCGACGTCCGGGCAGGCTTTGAGGGCTTCGGCGATATGGGCCTCGGGATAGGCGAAATCCGTCAGCTTCCCCTGCAGGAAGGCGTCATAGGAAGCCAGATCGAGCAGGCCGTGGCCGGAATACAAAAAGACCACGTTCTCTCCGGGCTTGGCCTTTTTGGCCGTCTCGATGGCCCCCTTGATGGCGTGGGAGGTTTCCGGGGCCGGCAGGAAGCCTTCGGTGCGCAGAAAAAGCCGGGCCGCGTCGAAGCATTCGGTCTGAAAATACGCCGTGGCGTCGATGAGGCCTTCGTTGGCTAGGTTGCAGACGATCGGGGCCCCGCCGTGGTAGCGCAGGCCGCCGGCGTGGATCGGCGCCGGCATGAAGGCATGGCCGAGGGTGTGCATTTTCAAAAGCGGCGTGAGCTGGGCCACGTCCCCGTAATCGTAACGGAACTGGCCCCGAGTCAAGGTCGGGCAGGCCTTGGGCTCGACCGCGATGAAACGGATGGCCTCACCGGAGAGCTTGCGCGGCAAAAAGGGCAGGACCAGCCCGGCGAAGTTGCTGCCCCCGCCCACGCAGCCGACCAGATAATCCGGCTTTTCCCCAATGGCGGCCAGCTGCTTTTCCACTTCCAGTCCGATGATGGTCTGGTGGTGCAGGACATGGTTTAGGACGCTGCCGAGCGCGTACTTGGTGTCGGCGTGGGTGGCGGCATCCTCCACGGCTTCGGAAATGGCCAGCCCGAGCGACCCGGAACAGTCGGGGTCCGAGGCAAGAACCGCCCGACCGGTCTTGGTGTTTTCCGAAGGCGAGGCGAAGATTTCACCGCCATAGGCGTTGATGAGGATGCGGCGGTAGGGTTTCTGGTTGTAGCTCACCTTGACCATGTAAACCGTGCAGGCCATGCCGAACATGGAGCAGGCAAAGGACAGGGCCGTGCCCCACTGGCCGGCGCCGGTCTCGGTGCTGATGCGGCGCACGCCTTCGAGCTTGTTGTAGTAGGCCTGGGGGATGGCGGTATTGGGCTTGTGGGACCCGGCCGGCGAGACCGACTCGTTTTTGTAAAATATCTTGCACTTGACGCCGAGGGCCTCTTCGAGCCGTTTGGCCCGCACCAGCGGGGTCGGCCGGTAAAGCCGATAGATGTCGCGCACGGGTTCGGGAATGGGCAACCAGCGCTCGGTCGAAAGTTCCTGTTCGATAACGGCCTTTGGAAAGATGGCCTCCAGCTGTTCCGGGCTCACGGGCTGCTTGGTCTGGGGATCGAGCGGCGGGGCCAGGGGCGTTGGCAGGTCCGGCAGGGCGTTGTACCATTGCCGGGGCATTTCCCCCTCGGGAAGATTGATCTTAAGGTCCATGCGTCACTCCGCTTTCAGGTTTGCTTCCCGGTCCGTCCCACAGGCGCCGGAAAGGTGCGACCGGGACAGTTCCTCAAAAACAAGACCGGATTTCACAATCCGGTCGTCAATCCCATCATGGACGCAGGGTCCTGTCAACGCAGCACCGGCAGGCCCTCGCTCGCCCTTCCCCGCCGGGGGCGCCGGAAACGAAAAAGCCCCCGCTTTTTCGGCGGGGGCTTTGGGGCGGGCCGGACGGACAGGCGGGGCCTATCCGCCGTATTGGCCCAGCCTTTCCCCGGATCACGGGACCTGACGGCGGCCAGCCCGCCGGCAAGGCTCCACCCGTTGGAAAATGCGTCAGGAGGCCTTGCCCTTGGCTTTTTCCTCGGCCGCCTCGTATTTCTTGAACAGGTCGTCGAGGCAGGCCTTGTCGCACAGCTTGGACAGGGCCATCATGTCTATTTTTTCCTCTTCCTGGATATGGTGGTTGTTAAGCTCGTCCAGGACATGGGCCTTGGCCTTGAACACGTCGCTGGCCGGATCGCACTTCATGAATTCCTTGAGGGCGGTCTTGGCGACCGTATGCTCTTCCAGGCTGACGAGCCCATGCTCCTTGGCTTCCATTTGCTGGCTTTTGACCAGGAAGGGGAACATGGACTGCTCTTCCCCGATGATGTGGGGATAGAAGGCTTCATAGAACTGATGGCGCAGCTGCTCGCGTTCCTTGGGATCGGAAGCGGCCATCATCTTTTGGGAAATCTGCATCTGCTTTTTGTGGTCTTCCTTGAGATGGCGCAGAAATTCATGGGGCATGGAACGTACCTCGTTGCGAGTTTACAGATTTTTGCCCAGCAGCGACCGGGTTGTTTCCGACCGCCGGCCGTCCAATCGTATCCGACTGGACCGTAATGCCTCTCCGACCATGTTTCATCCGGCACGATGCGGTCCTCCGGCGGCTGTGGAAACGCCGGGGGCGGCCCCGGGCGAAGGGATGACCGCCGCGCGACCGTCCTGGGGGGGGTGCGCCAGCGAACCTGCCGCGCGCACCCCCCAAGCCGTGTTGCCGTGTGCGGCAATTAATTATTGATGTACTTGAACTCGGGCAGGTTCTTGAGGGCATCCTTGGTGGCGCCGTGCAGGACAATGCGCTTATTGTTCATCTTGAACTGGTTGACCGGAATGGCCACTTCGCGCTCGCCCATGCCGAGGAAGCCGCCCACACCGACGATGGCGTACGAGGTGGCCTTTTCCGGCGTCACGATGATGTCTTCGACGGTTCCGACCTTGTCATTGGCATCGTTGTAGACATCCATGCCGAGAATGTCCTTCTTGATGCTCCAGCCCTTGGCCAGGATCTTTCCTTCTTCCACGGTGACGCCGATGGTTCCGGCGACAGGGGTCTGGGCGAAGGCCGTCGCGGCGATCAGGGACAGGGCCATGGCCAGGGCCACGATCAGATGTTTTTTGGCGTGCAGCATAAGAGACTCCTTTGGTTTGCCTGGTTGGTTCCTATTTTGAAGCTGTGGCACGACATACTCCTCTGACACTTCTCTTTCTCGTTCAGCGCCACAACCCGTTTCCAGAAATTCTTCCGTTGATGCCACTTTGCAATTTCAGGCAGGGCTGTAATATTTCCCTACACCCAAAGTCAGCACCATGCCATTTAGAAAATATCATATACATCATTTTTAAAACTTTTCCAGACATGGGATATGAAAAATTCTTTCTTTCTTATTCTCCAAACAAAACTAAAAATAAAAGGTTAAAAGACAACAACACCAAAGTATCCAATATTGTTGGACATCACAAATCCCCTTAAGAAGAGGTCCGTCTGACTCACTATATCAAACAATACCCATTTTATGTCAACATTTTTTTCGAATCCTTCAAATCTTCTTTCTTTTCATCCAGGCAATCCTTTCGTGCAACAAAAGGAATCCAAGCTGGAGTATAGAACAGAATCGCAAAATCCTGTCAAGCCGACAGTCGTGCCCGGGGAGGCTTTCCCAGGCATCCGTTGGCCATTCCACCCATAATGCTATAATATTATTCCATAAATTATAGACGACACCCAGAGGACCGTTTGCCCCACTCGCCCAGGCGAGCGGAGACAGGCCGGGCGGAAGTCCTGCGGCATGGAGATGGGCGGGCCGGCGATGAGGAGCCAGGACGGCCCCACCGCCGGGAATGGCGCAGCCGCCGATTCCGATGTCGCCCGGCCAAACGCTCCCCTTGGTCCGAAGCGGCAAAAAGCGCTTCGGAAAATGGCCGCGCCATGCTACCAAGGCAGGCCAAGGAGGACTTGCATGGCCCTTTTCACCGTGGAAAACCTGATCGCCTTCCTGACCTTGTCGGCCCTGGAAATAGTTCTTGGCATCGACAACATCGTTTTTATCGCCATCATCACCAATGCCTTGCCGGCTGCGGTGCAGTCGCGGGCGCGCAAGATCGGCCTGCTCCTCGCCATGGGCAGCCGCATCGTGCTTCTGGTCGGCATCACCTGGGTCATGGGGCTGACCGCTCCTGTCGTCAGCGTCCTTGGGCATGTGGTCACGGGGCGCGACATCGTGCTCCTGGTTGGCGGGCTCTTCCTCATCGCCAAGTCGACCTTCGAGATTCATGATAAAATCGAGCCCCACGAGGATGCGGCCGGCAAAGGGCGCAAGGTCCGGGGATTCGGTTCGGCCGTGGCCCAGATCGCCGTCCTGGACATCGTCTTTTCCCTGGATTCGGTCATCACCGCGGTCGGCATGTCCGGCGAGGTCGTGGTCATGGTGGCGGCCGTGGTGACGGCGGTCCTGATCATGATGCTCTTCGCCGATCCGGTCAGCCACTTCGTCTCGCGCCATCCCACGGTCCAGATGCTGGCCCTGTCGTTTCTCATCCTGATCGGCGTCTTCCTGGTGGCCGAAGGCCTCGGCAAGCACATCGACCGGGGCTACATCTACTTTGCCATGGCCTTTTCGCTCCTGGTCGAACTGCTCAACATCCGCGCCAAAAAAGCGGCCGCCACAAGCAGCCGCCCCTGAAACGAAGGCCGCCCGTGAAACCGGTCGACGGCTTCACGGGCGGCCCGCACGTTCCGAGCCCGGCCGGGTCAGGACCGGGTCCGGGACAGGAGAGGCTGCCTAGTAGTAGCCGCGCCGCCCTTCCCGGCAGGCGTTGTAGCCCATATTGCAATTGTTGACGCAGTGGGGCACGCCTTGGCAGATGCGCAGGCACCGGTTGTAGCTCTTGTTGCAGCTGCGGCGGGGGGGCGGGGGCGGCGGAGGCGGCGGCATCCGCCGGTTGGGGACGCACTGCCAGGCACGGTTCGACCAGTGCGTGCCCGGCGGGCACTGGGCAAAAGCGGCCAGATCCGAAAAAAGCACACTCGCGCCGACGACGGCGCAGACAAACAGAGCCATTCGCATGTTCAACCGCATGGTCTCCTCCTGGTTCATTGGGACCTGTTTCCTGCCGTCTCCCTGGGGAGGTTCCCCGGACGGGCCGTTGCCGCCATGGGCCGGGCCGGCGGCCTGCCCGCCTGCCGCACCCGGGGGAAGGCTGCCCGAACATGCCACGGCAGCGGACAATCTGTCTCGCTCTTGCATTGGTTGTACCAAAAAAAATCCCGGAGCGGCGCCATGAGCGAGGCCGCGGCCCGAAAGGCCTTCCCGCGCGGCCTGGCTCAGCCCGAGGGCGGCTTCCGCTTCGGGGCGGACGCCCTGCTCCTGGCCGCCTTTGCCGCCCAGGTCCCGGGGTGCCGGGCCCTGGACCTCGGCACGGGCTGCGGCCCGGCCGGGCTGGGCTGGATGCTGGCCCGCCAGGATCCCGAGGCCACGGTTCTCGGCCTCGACAAGGACCCGGCCATGGTGGAGGCGGCCCGGGAAAACGCCCGCCGTCTGGGCCTTGCCGACCGGTTCGACGCCCGGCTCCTCGATGTCAGGGACCTGGGAACCGATGCCGGCCTTGTGCCCGGGTCCTGCGATCTGGTCCTGGCCAACCCTCCCTACCGCCACCCCGGTTCCGGACGCCGGCCCGAACACCAGGGCCGGGAGGCGGCCCGGTTCGAAACCGATGGCGACCTGCCCGCCTTTGCCGCGGCCGCTTTCCTGGCCCTGGCCGACAAGGGCCGTTTCGCCTGCGTGCATCTGGCCGAACGGCTCGTCCATGTCATTGCCTCGCTTGCGGCCCAGAACCTCGAGCCCAAATACATCCTGCCCGTGTCGCCGCGCCGGGACGCTCCGGCCAGGCAGATCCTGGTTCTGGCCCGCAAAAACGGCCGCCCCGGCCTGCGCCTGGACGCGCCGCTGGCCCTATACGAGGGAACGGGGCCCGAAACGCGTTTGAGCGAGGCGGCGCTTCGCTTCTGCCCTTTTCTCTCCTGCAATGCCGGACCGCGCGCCGTCCCGGGCCGGCAATAAAAAGGGGGTGCTCCGGACACCCCCTGGCGGCTGGACGCGGACCAGCCCCAAATGATATTTTCGACAACCCTTACTTTTTGGCGAAAAGCTTCTCCGGAAGCGGTTCTGGAGAGGCCACGACAACGGGATTCCCGTCCACCCGGCGCATGGCCAGGCTTGCCTCGGCCAGCCTGGCCACCACGGTCTGCGGCTCCATCGGCGCCACCGCCACCTCGACCCCGCGCGACGGCGCCACCTGCTGGGCCGAAAATTCGGATGCATGGGCCGCATACAGTCCCGTTCCCACAATCACCGCTCCCATCATGTACAGATACCGCTTCATGGTCTTCTCCCTGGTGCTGCGCCACCCCGGGCGGCGTTTCTCCAACAACCCCATGTCAACCAGAAGAGCCAGAAGCGTGCCAGGAATCATCTATAAAAAAATCAATTATTCCAACCAGGAGCTCCCTCATTGTTTCATGGCTCACGGCCTTTCCCAAAAAAGGAGAGCTGCGACAGGAAAAATGCCCATATTTCAAGAATTGTATGCTGCGGAAACGATGAGACGGGGCAATGTTTTTCGCCCGGGCCGCACCGGGCAATGCCGGGGCGTTCCCGACGCCTGGCCCATCCGGCCCTAAAAGACCTCGGCCTCGAACCACAGGAGCGTGGTGTCCGGGTCCTTCCAGCAGCCGGGGGCGAGGCCGGCCTTGCGGCAGGTCTGGTCCAGAAAGGTCCGGCGGTCCCAGCCCCATTCCACCGGCACCTGGGGCAAAAGCAGCCCCGAGCGCATCCCCTGGCGCACCAGCAGCCCGTGCCGGCCGACTTCCACCAGCTCCGGGTCCGGGCACTCGGTCAAGGGACTCAGGATGGAGATTTCGACCGCCACGTTGTCGAATTCCGCCCGGGACAAGGGTGGAAACCGGGGATCGCCAAAAGCCGCCGCCTCGGCCATCTCGCCGATGGTTTCGAAAAGCGGCCGGTCGCCGACGATATGCCCGATGCAGCCCCGCAGGTGGCCGCCCACGGTCAGGGTGACAAAGGCGCCAAGGGGCTGGCGCAGGGTCTCGGTCGGCGCCGGCGGCGTCGCGGCCTCCCCGCCGGCCAGCCGGGCGGCGATGCGCTGCCGGACAAGCCCCTTCAAGTACTCCTTCTCTTTCTTGGTCAGGGAAAAATGAAAGGCAACCATGGCATCCTCCCGGTCGGGGTTCGACTCGCCGGCCGCCCGCCACCGGGACGGCCGGCGACGAGGTCCGGCCAGTGTGCGTCTTGCCGGGCTTCCTGGCAAGGGGGACAGCGTTTTTCAGCGGCACACTTCGCTCAAAAGGCCGTAGAACTCGCCGGGCATGGCCTGCATCAGGAAATGGCAGTCCGTGGGAAAGGGCCGGGCCTCGATGGCGTGTTCGTGCAGGAAGGTCAGGGTTTCCGGGGCCACGTCCCGGCCATAGGCATAAATGACGGGCAGGGTCAGGCCGGCGAGGGCCTCGCCGGCGGCGTGGCTCCACTTGCCGGGCAGGGCCTTGGCCACCCGGCGCACGGCCAGCACGGTCTGGAGAAAGGCGTCTTCGCGGCAGAAACGCAGGGAGGCGTAATAGTGGCGGCAAAAGGAGAAGCGGCCGAGATAGTCGCGGAAGACGAGCTGTTCGCGGAAATCCCGGTACCACTCCCCGAACCGGCCGGACAGCCGGGCCGCCTCGGCATGGGCGGTGATGAACGAACCGAAGCGGGTGATGGAAGCCTCGGCCAGGATAAGCCCCCCCACTTCGCCCGGCGCGGCGTCGCGGCAATAATAGATGGCCGGGATGCCCCCCACGGAATGCCCGACCAGATAGAGCGGGCTTGGCCGCAGGCCGTGGTATTCCTTCAGGTGGTCGAGCACGGCCCGGACGCGGCCGGTTGCGGCTTCCATGGAATAATCGCCCGTGGCCGGACTGGCGCCGTGGCCGGCCATGTCCGGGACAATGAGGCTTTTCCCGGCCAGGTAGCGGGTCTCGAAGGCGTCCTCGAAGGCCAGATGCGAATCGCCGAGGCCATGGAGGCAGCACACGGCCGGGGCCGGCCCGGCCATGATCCGGGCCCGGACGAAGACCGGCGCGTCGCGGGTCGGCACCACGACATCCAGGATTTCGTTGCCATTATTCCCCATCAAAGATTCCTTTCCCTCGTCTTGACCGGAACCCTGGCCAGGCGGTAATCGTATCGGACAACTTTTCGCCTCGTCAGCGGCCTCCCGGCTGCATGATGCGTAAACTGGTCGGCAACCTCTTATCGCGGGAAGGTTGGATGAAATTCACGCTCTCGGCCAGAATGGGCCTCGGCTTCGGCCTTGTGCTCGCGGCCATGACCACCGGTGCCCTGGTCATGACCTTTTCCATGCGCGCCGTAAAGGAACGGGCGTCGGTCGTGCGCTCGGAAAGCCTGCCTCTGGCCGACGAGGCGGCGCGGATGCAGTTTTCGGCCGTCAACGTCCAGCAGTTCCTGACCGACGTCTCGGCCACGGGCGAGGAGGACGGCTTCGGCGAAGCCGAGGCGGCGGCCAAGGACTTCCGCGACGGCGTGGTCAAGTTCCGGGACCTGGGCCGGAACAGGAACGACCGGGCCATGCTGGCTGAAATCGAGGCCATTTCGAAGGATTTCGAGAGTATGTACGACGTCGGCGTGCGCATGGCCCGGGCCTACGTCAAGGAGGGCCGGCAGGCCGGCAATGTCCTCATGGAGGACTTCGACGCCCGAACCGAGGCTCTGGCCAAACGCATCCATCCGCTCAAGGAACACCGGTTCCAGGAAGCCGACGACCAGGTCTCGGCCGTGGTCGCGGCCCTGGCCGCCGACCTCACGCTCCAGTACGTCCTGCTGGCCGTGTCGCTGGCCATCGGCGCGGTCACGGCCTGGCTGGTCTCGCGCGGCATCCTGCGCCAGCTCGGGGCCGAGCCCGAGGTGGTGGCCGCCATGGCCCGTGACGTGGCCGCCGGCCGTTTCGAGAATGTGCGCCAGGCCTGTGCCAGGATGGACCGGACCTGTGGCGTCATGTCGGCCATGGCCGACATGACGGAAAAGCTCCGGACCTCCTTTGACGAGATCGCGGCCCAAAAGGCCGCGGCAGAAGCCAAGACCGAAGAGGCCGATCGCAGCCGCCAGGCGGCGGAAAAGGCCATGGCCCAGGCCGAGCGCGCCCGCCTGGAAGGCATGGCCGAGGCCTCCAACCGCCTGGAGGCCCTGACCGATGCCGTGGCCCAGGCCGGAAACGCCTTGACCGGCCGG encodes:
- a CDS encoding alpha/beta fold hydrolase yields the protein MGNNGNEILDVVVPTRDAPVFVRARIMAGPAPAVCCLHGLGDSHLAFEDAFETRYLAGKSLIVPDMAGHGASPATGDYSMEAATGRVRAVLDHLKEYHGLRPSPLYLVGHSVGGIPAIYYCRDAAPGEVGGLILAEASITRFGSFITAHAEAARLSGRFGEWYRDFREQLVFRDYLGRFSFCRHYYASLRFCREDAFLQTVLAVRRVAKALPGKWSHAAGEALAGLTLPVIYAYGRDVAPETLTFLHEHAIEARPFPTDCHFLMQAMPGEFYGLLSEVCR
- a CDS encoding methyl-accepting chemotaxis protein — encoded protein: MKFTLSARMGLGFGLVLAAMTTGALVMTFSMRAVKERASVVRSESLPLADEAARMQFSAVNVQQFLTDVSATGEEDGFGEAEAAAKDFRDGVVKFRDLGRNRNDRAMLAEIEAISKDFESMYDVGVRMARAYVKEGRQAGNVLMEDFDARTEALAKRIHPLKEHRFQEADDQVSAVVAALAADLTLQYVLLAVSLAIGAVTAWLVSRGILRQLGAEPEVVAAMARDVAAGRFENVRQACARMDRTCGVMSAMADMTEKLRTSFDEIAAQKAAAEAKTEEADRSRQAAEKAMAQAERARLEGMAEASNRLEALTDAVAQAGNALTGRVAQVTEGTSRQHDRTAVTATAMEEMNATVLDVAKTAARASESASAAREGAREGLDATEEVSRSIDRVRELSVGLKASLDTLGERAKGITAIMNVISDIADQTNLLALNAAIEAARAGDAGRGFAVVADEVRKLAEKTMQATGEVASVVSAINDGVRENVSGMDAAVVAVASATDLAGRAGKSLRHIVSMVETTTDEIRSIATASEQQSAASGEINRALTDIRLISEETSRDMAEAHAELSHLSRSAADLAGLLDSLRREAAAALPA